Proteins from a genomic interval of Bifidobacterium longum subsp. infantis ATCC 15697 = JCM 1222 = DSM 20088:
- a CDS encoding murein biosynthesis integral membrane protein MurJ, with protein MSSTVGRNSLIMATGTAASRVTGQLRTILLAAAIGTTGLAANAYQAGSMIPQSVFTLVSGGIFNAVLVPQIVRTLKEKDAQERLNRLVTLAIGILLAMTVVMAAASPLLARLYVGSDDHQMIALTTSFTLWCMPQVFFYGLYTVLGQILAAKDHFLTYAWSSTGANIISCAGFTGFILLFSKANEQPLEFWTADKIALTAGTWTLGVAFQALILFLPLARIGFKYRPSFGLGGFGLRSMGPVALGSLGVVVTSEICGIILTRIATSAPQRAHELTGASLFSVAGNATYQNAYTLFILPYSLIAVSVSTAMFPKISRSVAAANLDEARHDLVNALNNVGLLIIFFAAAMIVFPEPIIRALLPSVSMDETMLISYALIALSVGTPLGSAFLLIQRTFYAFEDGLHPFLSAVMQYGFTSVFMIIGMMVLPPEHWVLGIACSVTLGGLLALPLTLMMLRRKFEGNLGGREITRTYAKAIVAALASGVVVWLIKRPVVALFDADIRPVGGHMSWWSALAICVVLTIVLTIVYVAVLWVVRTPELISAYHSILARLHKTPASEDVAVTAQPEKVDDTQINPETEPVKDSPARRISKTSLEHQSHGAERTMKPQLGDTILNRYTLVSSLRAEPGIQAWKANDRVLAKDCQLFIITNRSAFAAIDELAGRIAATRPDRVIPVLKYRMESDVLLIVMPVDSGQCLTDYMVDTAKPLSYSAIRSIIGECANVLREIIADTPSSIVITTDTVRVTTSGVQIADAPCATMLADTSATDLRTDSPERYAIRQLAALLYTLLTRTPSQATPTFNLRALPQDTPGEFRVICKRGLALSEPDEHTLPMAALVELDALLGNWKPLSELSDADIALPSVESDCSITKAILKPANETDIVPIPSTLINSSSLPELSITPSLPVQPAAVPAPHVMSPVPLTDGSSIADGNQSQSDAHRLFDFNLSDAWEHENLSGEDTGDWYSEMNPAPIGGPSDNTRLTVPIVTGGISDATVGETTSRIPMFLASGRAVAPGEESLRALEEEQARIAEVSAIPPSFTPKDVPDDEDDSKLPDEHLFGKLSTKVVAIIVALILVVAAAVWAVYAFRSSGDNPADASSNSSEGDWPDINADAVPFGGSKNATNGGTTDDSSKSSDATQSESKDSASDKSKKSETADSSSKKTKAKKSGDKDSSAAPQPRHENNTAFTISSANFLSNPGGQSGYAYYMHLDQPQDAYRMVITIRTSGGKGYIRANTTGDPTQGKQVAEFTFAEGGTTEVKFTKAVNTQDLLLWVPSDSLPQSQLYIEKVEVF; from the coding sequence CCCTGACCACCTCGTTCACCCTGTGGTGTATGCCTCAGGTGTTCTTCTACGGCCTGTATACGGTATTGGGTCAGATCCTGGCCGCCAAAGACCATTTCCTCACGTATGCGTGGAGCTCAACCGGTGCCAACATTATTAGTTGCGCCGGTTTTACTGGTTTTATTCTGCTGTTCAGCAAGGCCAATGAACAGCCCCTCGAATTCTGGACCGCCGACAAGATCGCGCTTACCGCAGGCACCTGGACTTTGGGCGTGGCCTTCCAAGCGCTGATACTCTTCCTGCCACTGGCCCGTATCGGGTTCAAGTACAGACCCAGCTTCGGGCTTGGCGGCTTTGGACTCAGGTCTATGGGTCCCGTGGCGTTAGGCTCTTTGGGCGTGGTGGTCACCAGCGAGATCTGCGGCATTATCCTTACCCGTATCGCCACATCCGCACCGCAGCGCGCCCACGAACTGACGGGTGCCAGCCTGTTCAGCGTGGCAGGCAACGCGACCTATCAGAATGCGTACACACTGTTCATCCTGCCCTATTCGCTCATCGCCGTATCGGTATCCACGGCTATGTTCCCCAAAATCTCCCGTTCTGTCGCAGCTGCGAATCTGGATGAGGCACGGCACGACCTAGTCAACGCACTGAATAATGTGGGCCTGCTCATCATATTTTTCGCCGCCGCCATGATTGTGTTCCCCGAACCGATTATCCGCGCATTGCTTCCGTCCGTCTCGATGGACGAGACCATGCTGATTTCCTACGCGCTTATCGCCCTATCTGTGGGCACTCCTTTGGGATCGGCGTTCCTGCTGATTCAACGTACATTCTATGCCTTTGAGGACGGCCTGCACCCCTTCTTGTCTGCGGTGATGCAGTATGGGTTCACCTCGGTATTCATGATCATCGGCATGATGGTACTTCCTCCTGAGCATTGGGTACTCGGCATCGCCTGCTCGGTGACACTCGGCGGATTACTGGCGTTGCCGCTGACGTTGATGATGTTGCGCCGCAAGTTCGAAGGCAATCTTGGCGGTCGGGAGATCACGAGGACATACGCCAAGGCCATTGTGGCGGCACTGGCTTCCGGAGTTGTGGTCTGGCTGATCAAACGACCGGTAGTCGCACTGTTCGACGCGGATATTCGACCAGTAGGCGGGCACATGAGCTGGTGGTCTGCGCTGGCCATCTGCGTGGTGCTCACCATCGTGCTGACCATAGTATATGTGGCTGTGTTGTGGGTGGTACGCACCCCAGAACTCATCAGCGCCTATCACTCGATACTGGCCCGTCTACACAAGACTCCGGCCAGTGAAGACGTTGCTGTGACAGCCCAGCCGGAAAAAGTCGACGATACGCAAATCAATCCTGAGACGGAGCCCGTCAAGGATAGCCCCGCACGTAGAATATCTAAGACCAGTCTCGAACACCAATCACACGGAGCCGAACGCACTATGAAACCGCAACTCGGAGACACAATTCTCAACCGATACACCTTGGTATCATCGTTGCGTGCGGAGCCTGGCATTCAGGCATGGAAAGCCAACGACCGTGTGCTGGCAAAGGATTGCCAGCTGTTCATCATTACCAATCGCAGCGCTTTCGCCGCAATCGATGAGCTCGCTGGTCGCATCGCCGCCACTCGCCCTGATCGTGTGATTCCCGTACTGAAATACCGTATGGAATCCGACGTACTTCTCATTGTCATGCCGGTGGATAGCGGCCAATGCCTGACTGACTACATGGTGGATACCGCCAAGCCGCTCAGCTACAGCGCCATCCGGTCGATTATCGGAGAATGCGCCAACGTGCTGCGCGAGATCATTGCGGATACTCCCAGCAGCATCGTCATCACAACCGACACCGTTCGAGTGACTACCTCCGGTGTGCAAATTGCCGATGCACCATGTGCCACGATGCTGGCCGATACGTCCGCTACCGATCTGCGTACGGACAGTCCTGAACGGTATGCGATTCGCCAGCTTGCGGCATTACTCTATACCCTGCTGACACGCACGCCAAGCCAAGCGACACCCACATTCAATCTGCGTGCCTTGCCGCAAGACACCCCTGGCGAATTCCGCGTGATTTGCAAGCGTGGATTGGCCTTGAGCGAGCCCGACGAGCATACGTTGCCAATGGCTGCCCTTGTAGAACTCGACGCCTTGTTGGGTAATTGGAAGCCGCTCTCTGAACTGAGCGATGCTGATATTGCTTTGCCGAGCGTGGAAAGCGATTGCTCGATTACCAAGGCGATACTGAAGCCTGCCAACGAGACTGATATCGTGCCTATTCCCAGCACGTTGATTAACAGCAGCAGTCTTCCGGAATTGTCTATTACCCCTTCCCTGCCGGTTCAGCCGGCCGCCGTCCCCGCTCCGCACGTGATGTCACCGGTTCCTCTGACTGATGGGTCCAGTATTGCTGACGGCAACCAGTCTCAGTCTGATGCCCACCGTCTGTTTGACTTCAACCTTTCTGACGCCTGGGAGCACGAGAATCTTTCCGGTGAAGACACCGGTGACTGGTACAGCGAAATGAATCCAGCCCCCATCGGCGGTCCGAGTGATAATACTCGGTTGACAGTGCCTATTGTTACCGGCGGTATTTCCGACGCCACCGTGGGAGAGACAACCAGTCGTATTCCCATGTTCCTCGCCAGCGGCCGTGCTGTGGCTCCTGGTGAGGAATCGCTGCGTGCCTTGGAAGAGGAGCAGGCCCGCATTGCCGAAGTAAGCGCCATTCCTCCGAGCTTCACACCGAAGGATGTGCCGGATGACGAGGATGACAGCAAGCTACCCGATGAACATCTGTTCGGTAAACTGTCGACCAAGGTCGTTGCCATCATTGTGGCTCTGATATTGGTAGTGGCAGCGGCTGTTTGGGCAGTGTATGCGTTCCGATCCTCCGGAGACAATCCTGCCGATGCTTCCAGCAACTCCAGTGAAGGTGACTGGCCTGATATCAATGCTGACGCTGTGCCATTCGGTGGCAGCAAGAACGCGACGAACGGTGGCACCACTGACGATTCTTCAAAGTCAAGTGATGCCACTCAGAGCGAATCCAAGGACTCGGCATCAGACAAGTCCAAGAAGTCCGAGACTGCTGATTCGTCGTCCAAGAAGACCAAGGCCAAAAAGTCCGGCGATAAGGATTCCAGCGCTGCTCCGCAACCGCGCCATGAGAACAACACGGCGTTTACGATTTCCAGCGCCAACTTCCTGTCGAATCCTGGCGGCCAATCCGGGTACGCATACTACATGCACCTTGACCAGCCGCAGGATGCGTACCGCATGGTTATCACCATCCGCACATCCGGTGGTAAGGGCTATATTCGCGCGAATACCACTGGAGACCCCACTCAGGGCAAGCAGGTGGCCGAATTCACCTTTGCTGAAGGTGGCACTACTGAAGTGAAGTTCACCAAAGCCGTCAATACGCAGGATCTGCTGCTGTGGGTGCCATCGGATAGCCTGCCGCAGAGCCAGCTGTACATCGAGAAGGTGGAGGTCTTCTAA
- a CDS encoding NAD(P)/FAD-dependent oxidoreductase translates to MFHVKHNVIIIGSGPAGYTAAIYLGRAGLNPVMVTGALSPGGQLVNTTEVENFPGFPEGILGPDLMDRMKEQAKRFGTTYIADDVSSIDACESDSVKPTYRITLSDDSQLEASALIIATGSSFRKLGVPGEQELSGHGVSYCATCDGFFFRNKPIVVVGGGDSAFEEALFLTRFGSSVTLIHRRDSFRASQIMVDRAKANPTITLLTNTVVTSITGTSSPTQNTGAPIAIPGLTIKRPAVAPASVSSIAVRNVVTGEESTLDTNAVFVAIGHTPATDFAAGVVDRDDDGYVVVQGASTVTSAPGIFAAGDCVDRTYRQAISAAGMGCRAALDAQAYLTD, encoded by the coding sequence ATGTTTCACGTGAAACATAACGTCATCATTATCGGTTCTGGTCCCGCTGGCTACACGGCCGCCATCTATCTTGGCCGTGCAGGTCTTAATCCTGTTATGGTCACTGGTGCGTTGTCGCCAGGTGGACAGTTGGTCAACACCACTGAGGTGGAGAACTTCCCTGGATTCCCGGAAGGTATTCTTGGCCCGGATCTTATGGATCGCATGAAGGAACAGGCCAAGCGCTTCGGTACAACCTATATCGCAGACGATGTCTCTTCCATCGATGCGTGTGAAAGTGATTCGGTCAAGCCAACCTATCGTATAACGCTCTCCGATGACTCCCAGTTGGAGGCATCGGCGCTTATCATCGCCACAGGGTCGTCATTCCGTAAGCTTGGGGTGCCTGGCGAACAGGAGCTGTCCGGACATGGCGTCTCGTACTGCGCCACCTGCGATGGCTTCTTCTTCAGGAACAAGCCTATCGTGGTCGTAGGCGGTGGCGATTCGGCTTTTGAAGAGGCATTATTCCTGACCCGGTTCGGTTCTTCAGTCACCTTGATTCACCGACGCGATAGCTTCCGTGCCTCGCAGATCATGGTGGACCGAGCCAAAGCCAATCCGACCATCACCCTGCTGACCAACACAGTGGTGACCTCCATTACCGGCACCTCCTCCCCCACACAGAACACCGGTGCACCTATTGCCATTCCTGGCTTGACAATCAAACGACCGGCTGTGGCACCGGCCAGTGTCAGCAGCATTGCCGTACGTAACGTGGTGACCGGAGAAGAAAGCACGCTGGACACCAACGCCGTGTTCGTGGCTATCGGCCATACGCCGGCCACTGATTTTGCGGCCGGTGTTGTGGACCGTGACGATGATGGGTATGTCGTGGTGCAGGGTGCCAGCACGGTGACCAGTGCGCCAGGCATCTTTGCTGCAGGCGATTGCGTGGATCGTACTTATCGTCAGGCGATCAGTGCAGCGGGCATGGGCTGCCGTGCAGCGCTGGATGCGCAGGCCTATCTTACGGACTGA